GCGGCGGGCGTCGTCCATCAGATCGACGGGTCCGTGCAGATAGAGATGGTTGCCGGCCTGGGGGAGGTAGTCCTTAAGCGTGCGGTTGAAGCGTAGGCGTTTGCCGCCGACGCGGGCTTCGGATTCGGGGCCTCCGGTCTGTTTGACTTTGGGGATGATGCCGGCGTAGGCGTTGATGCAATCGGTGCGGCGTGCGGTGGGGAGGTCTCCGGTCTCGGCAATGATCGCGGCGATGAGCGTGATGCCGAGTCCGCGTATGGAGGTGAGGAAGGCGGCGGGTGTGCGGGCGAGTTGCCGGGCTATCTCATGGTCCAGTAGTGCGGTGTTGCGCTCGAGGGCGAGGTAGAGGTCGAGCTCGCCTTGAAGGAGTTGATGGCTGGTCCGGGCGACGGCGGCGTCGGCGGGGATGGAGCCCTTAGCCTGTTCTTTGAGGGCGGTGGCGGTCTCGGCGGCATTTTTCACGCCGAGGCGTTCGAGTTGACGTTGTAGTTTGGCCAGTGGTTTCTTGGAAAAAGTAACGGCGCAGAATGATCCGTGCATGAGCTGGATGCTGGCGTGGGAAAATGGGGGAATCGCGGATTTGGGTGCGAGGAATCCGGGGAACAGGCGGTCGGCATGGGTGTGTATCCGGTTCTTAATTCCGGTCGTTTGGCGAACGAGTCGGCGGCGTTGTCGGGTAAACTCGCGCAGTTGCTTGTAAGCGCCGGGAACGGCGAACTCGCGGGCGTTGCGATTGAGCAGCGTCTTGGCGATGGCCTGAAGGGATGTTTTGTCTGTTGAGGAGTCGATGCTTTCGGCCTGACGGTGCACCTCGTGTGCGTTGACCTGCATGGTGACGTATCCATGGCCCGCCAGCCTGAGCATGAAGTTCTGGGTGTAACTGGCGCTATCCTCACCGGCGATAACGACCTGGGCTTTGCTGCGGATGTCTTTTGTCTTTCTTGTTTTCTCGATCGCTTCGACGAGATAATCGACGCCGTCGCGGTCGTTGCGCAGGGTGAAGGGTTTTCTCAAATACCGCCCGTATCCGTCACAGAAG
The genomic region above belongs to Verrucomicrobiota bacterium and contains:
- a CDS encoding transposase, with protein sequence MKTKTIFKNQSQKLHAAFMKAQNPGKVLLVPVDFAKQTHYAFFCDGYGRYLRKPFTLRNDRDGVDYLVEAIEKTRKTKDIRSKAQVVIAGEDSASYTQNFMLRLAGHGYVTMQVNAHEVHRQAESIDSSTDKTSLQAIAKTLLNRNAREFAVPGAYKQLREFTRQRRRLVRQTTGIKNRIHTHADRLFPGFLAPKSAIPPFSHASIQLMHGSFCAVTFSKKPLAKLQRQLERLGVKNAAETATALKEQAKGSIPADAAVARTSHQLLQGELDLYLALERNTALLDHEIARQLARTPAAFLTSIRGLGITLIAAIIAETGDLPTARRTDCINAYAGIIPKVKQTGGPESEARVGGKRLRFNRTLKDYLPQAGNHLYLHGPVDLMDDARRRKASGKAIETAMARRLLRLARRLMKTHFIYLPDHLRKDGDETDHAQRAGYIVESWPAFLCKWKRLGVANEAFAKDSPLGIWRNTAQEIYEINLPL